Below is a genomic region from Billgrantia tianxiuensis.
TCCCTGGCGGCTCGGATTCTCTCCCAGTTCCCCGATTACCTGACCGCCGAGCAGCGCGTCGAGGACCACCTCGCCGAACTGGGCGCCCTGGCCAAGACGCCGGAAGCCAACATCATCAAGCTGCCCAACATCAGTGCCTCCATGCCGCAGCTCAGGGCAGCGATCAAGGAGCTGCAGGGGCAGGGCTACAAGCTGCCGGACTATCCGGACGAGCCGAAGAACGACGAAGAGAAAGAGATCAAGGCGCGCTACGACAAGGTGAAGGGCAGTGCCGTCAACCCGGTGCTGCGCGAGGGCAACTCCGACCGCCGTGCACCCAAGGCCGTCAAGGAGTATGCCCGCAAGTATCCCCATCACATGGGCGAGTGGAGCCAGGCCTCGCGCACCCACGTATCTCACATGCACGGCGGCGACTTCTACCACGGCGAGAAGTCGATGACGCTGGATCGCGCCCGCGACGTGAAGATGGAGCTGATCACCAAGAGCGGCGAGTCGTTGGTGCTCAAGCCCAAGGTCTCGCTGCTCGAAGGCGAGATCATCGACAGCATGTTCATGAGCAAGAAAGCGCTGTGCGAATTCTACGAGCGTGAGATCGAGGACGCGCGCAAGACCGGCGTGATGTTCTCCCTGCACGTCAAGGCAACGATGATGAAGGTCTCGCATCCGATCGTATTCGGCCACTGCGTCAAGATCTTCTACAAGGACGCTTTCGAGAAGCACGGGGCGCTGTTCGAGGAACTGGGTGTCGACGTCAACAACGGCATGGTGAATCTCTACGACAAGATCGCCACCCTGCCCGAATCCCAGCGTGATGAGATCATCCGCGACCTGCACGCCTGCCACGACCAGCGTCCCGAGCTGGCCATGGTGGATTCGGCCCGCGGCATCACCAACTTCCACTCGCCCAGCGACGTGATCGTCGATGCCTCGATGCCGGCCATGATCCGCGCCGGCGGCCAGATGTACGGTGCCGATGGTCGCATGAAGGACGTCAAGGCGGTGATCCCCGAGTCCACCTTCGCCCGCATCTACCAGGAGATGATCAACTTCTGCAAATGGCACGGCGCCTTCGACCCGGCCACCATGGGCACCGTGCCCAACGTCGGCCTGATGGCGCAGAAGGCCGAGGAGTACGGCTCCCACGACAAGACCTTCGAAGTGCCGGCGGACGGCGTCGCCAACATCACCGACCTGGAAACCGGCGAGGTGCTGCTGACCCAGAACGTCGAGAAGGGCGACATCTGGCGGATGTGTCAGGTCAAGGACGAACCGATCCGCGACTGGGTCAAGCTGGCCGTGGAGCGCTGCCGCGATTCCGGCATGCCGGCGGTGTTCTGGCTCGACCCCTATCGCCCGCACGAGAACGAACTGATCAAGAAGGTGAAGACCTACCTCCAGGATCACGATACCAGCGGTCTCGACATCCAGATCATGTCCCAGGTCCGGGCCATGCGTTATACCCTGGAGCGCGTGATCCGCGGCCTGGACACCATCTCGGTGACCGGCAACATTCTGCGTGACTACCTCACCGACCTGTTCCCGATCATGGAACTCGGCACCAGCGCCAAGATGCTTTCCATCGTGCCGCTGATGGCCGGTGGCGGCATGTTCGAGACCGGTGCCGGCGGCTCAGCGCCCAAGCACGTGCAGCAGCTCCTGGAAGAGAACCACCTGCGCTGGGACAGCCTCGGCGAGTTCCTGGCACTGACCGCCTCCCTGGAGCATCTTGCCAAGCGCTTCGGCAACGACCGCGCCGCGCTGCTGGCAGACGCGCTGGACAAGGCCATCGGCCAGTTCCTCGAGAACGACAAGTCGCCCTCGCGCAAGGTCGGTGAGCTGGACAACCGGGGCAGCCACTTCTACCTGGCCCTGTACTGGGCCCAGGCCCTGGCCGCCCAGGACGAGGACGCCAATCTCAAGGCGCTGTTCGGCCGCCTGGCCGAGACCCTGCAAGCCAACGAGGCGACCATTCTCGAGGAGCTGAATGGTGTGCAGGGCCAGCCGGTGGACATCAAGGGTTACTATCATGCCGACCCTGAGGCGGCGCGGGCGGTCATGCGTCCGAGCAAAACCTTGAACGAGGCCCTGGCGCTGGTGGCTAGGGGCTGAAGTCCCGCTAGCTCCTTCCGGTCCTACCTATCGACCCCCGTTCGCCCATCGGCGGATGGGGGTCCTTAGGTCATATGGGCCGGTTGGGGTGGACGATGCTATACTCCGCGCTCCACTGAACATACCAGACAGGGGAGTTCTCAATGGGGTATCAGAAAATTGTCGTCCCTGAAGGCGGCGAGAAGATTACCGTCAACGCCGACAACACCCTGAACGTGCCGAACAATCCGATCATCCCGTTCATCGAGGGTGATGGAATCGGCGTCGATGTGACGCCGGCGATGAAGATCGCCATCGATGCCGCCGTGCAGAAGGCCTACAACGGCGAGCGCAAGATCCACTGGATGGAAGTCTACGCCGGTGAGAAGGCAACCCAAGTCTACGACCCCGATACCTGGCTGCCCGAAGAGACTCTCGAAGCCGTCAAGGACTACGTCGTCTCCATCAAGGGGCCGCTGACCACTCCCGTGGGCGGTGGCATCCGCTCGCTGAACGTGGCCCTGCGCCAGAAGCTCGACCTCTACGTCTGCCTGCGCCCGGTGCGCTGGTTCGAGGGCGTGCCGAGCCCGGTCAAGAAGCCCGCCGACGTCGATATGGTCATCTTCCGCGAGAACTCCGAGGACATCTACGCCGGCATCGAGTGGAAAGCCGGTACTCCCGAAGCCGACAAGGTGATCAAGTTCCTGCGCGAGGAGATGGGTGTCACCAACATTCGTTTCCCCGAGAACTGCGGTATCGGCGTCAAGCCAGTTTCCGAGGAAGGCACCAAGCGCCTGGTGCGTCAGGCCCTGCAGTACACCGTGGACAACGATCGTGAGTCGCTGACCCTGGTGCACAAGGGCAACATCATGAAGTTCACCGAAGGCGCCTTCAAGGACTGGGGCTACGAGATCGCCCGCGACGAGTTCGGTGCCGAGCTGCTCGACGGCGGCCCGTGGATGCAGTTCAAGAACCCCAAGACCGGCAAGAACATCGTGGTCAAGGACGTCATCGCCGATGCCATGCTGCAGCAGATCCTGCTGCGTCCGGCCGAGTACGACGTCATCGCCACCCTGAACCTCAACGGTGACTATCTCTCCGACGCCCTGGCTGCCGAAGTGGGCGGCATCGGCATCGCGCCGGGGGCTAACCTGGCCGACGCCGTGGCCATGTTCGAGGCCACCCACGGCACCGCGCCGAAGTACGCCGGCCAGGACAAGGTCAACCCCGGTTCGGTGATTCTCTCCGCCGAGATGATGCTGCGGCACATGGGGTGGGTCGAGGCTGCCGACCTGGTGCTCAAGGGCATGGAGAAGGCCATTTCCAAGGGTGAGGTCACTTATGACTTCCATCGCCTGATGGACGATGCCAAGCTTCTGAAGTGCTCCGAGTTCGGCCAGGCCGTCGCCGACAACATGTAAGCGACCCGCTGAGCCTATCGGGGCCCCCGTCCGCCTGGCGGATGGGGGCCTTTTACGTATCAACCTGAACCCTGCCGGCCTGTCGTCGTCTAAGCTGGGACGTCAGATGGCCGGCTTGTCGAGATGGTGTGTGGCTTTTATGTACGAGATTGAAGACCCGAACGCATGGGAGTCGGTCGGTGTCGTGGCAGGCATGACGCAACCGCCGCGTCCGGAAGAAGAGGGCGACGACGACCTGGCCGTACAGGCGTCCGACCCCGAGGTGGCGCGCCCGCCCATGTACAAGGTGATCCTGCACAACGACGACTACACGCCGATGGAGTTCGTGGTGGAGGTGCTGCAGAGCTTCTTCCACATGGACAGCGAGACGGCCGTGCAGGTCATGCTCACGGTGCATACTCGCGGCAAGGCGACGTGCGGCATCTTCACCCGCGACATCGCGGAAACCAAAAGCCATCAGGTCAATCAATATGCAAGAGAGTGTCAGCACCCGCTACTCAGCGACATCGAGGCGGCGGACTGACTCCCGGTCTGCTCGAGACGGGGTAGGAATGGCAGTCGTTGAGTGAAGAGACTTGCAACGGCAGCGTTTGTGCCCGATGTTGAAGGTGCCGGACCACGAAAGATCCGATGCAAGCCCTAAGCGGCGAGAAGGGGACTGCCATGCTGAGCAAAGAACTTGAACTGACCCTGAACACGGCGTTTACTGTGGCCCGTTCCAAGCGCCACGAGTTCATGACCGTGGAGCACCTGCTGCTGGCACTGCTCGACAACGCATCAGCGGCAGACGTGCTGAGAGCCTGTGGGGCCAACCTCGACAAGTTGCGGTCCGACCTGCAGGATTTCATCAATTCCACCACGCCTCTGATCCCGGAGGACCAGAGCGACCGCGAGACCCAGCCGACACTGGGTTTTCAACGCGTGTTGCAGCGTGCCGTATTCCACGTGCAGTCCTCCGGCAAGAGCGAAGTGACCGGAGCCAACGTGTTGGTCGCCATCTTCTCCGAACAGGAGAGCCAGGCGGTCTACTTCCTCAAGCAGCAGAACGTGGCCCGGGTCGATGCGGTGAACTACATCGCCCATGGAATTTCCAAGGTGGCAGGCCACGGTCAGAACCCTTCGTCCTCGCCCAATGAGGCAGAGGACGCCGAGGAGGGTGGCGGCGAGACCAGCGCCAACCCGCTGACCGGCTATGCCACCAACCTCAATGAACAGGCTCGGATGGGCAAGATCGATCCGCTGATCGGTCGTGAGCATGAACTCGAACGG
It encodes:
- a CDS encoding NADP-dependent isocitrate dehydrogenase, with translation MSKTPKIIYTFTDEAPALATHSLLPIIDAYTDAAGIEVETRDISLAARILSQFPDYLTAEQRVEDHLAELGALAKTPEANIIKLPNISASMPQLRAAIKELQGQGYKLPDYPDEPKNDEEKEIKARYDKVKGSAVNPVLREGNSDRRAPKAVKEYARKYPHHMGEWSQASRTHVSHMHGGDFYHGEKSMTLDRARDVKMELITKSGESLVLKPKVSLLEGEIIDSMFMSKKALCEFYEREIEDARKTGVMFSLHVKATMMKVSHPIVFGHCVKIFYKDAFEKHGALFEELGVDVNNGMVNLYDKIATLPESQRDEIIRDLHACHDQRPELAMVDSARGITNFHSPSDVIVDASMPAMIRAGGQMYGADGRMKDVKAVIPESTFARIYQEMINFCKWHGAFDPATMGTVPNVGLMAQKAEEYGSHDKTFEVPADGVANITDLETGEVLLTQNVEKGDIWRMCQVKDEPIRDWVKLAVERCRDSGMPAVFWLDPYRPHENELIKKVKTYLQDHDTSGLDIQIMSQVRAMRYTLERVIRGLDTISVTGNILRDYLTDLFPIMELGTSAKMLSIVPLMAGGGMFETGAGGSAPKHVQQLLEENHLRWDSLGEFLALTASLEHLAKRFGNDRAALLADALDKAIGQFLENDKSPSRKVGELDNRGSHFYLALYWAQALAAQDEDANLKALFGRLAETLQANEATILEELNGVQGQPVDIKGYYHADPEAARAVMRPSKTLNEALALVARG
- the icd gene encoding NADP-dependent isocitrate dehydrogenase; translated protein: MGYQKIVVPEGGEKITVNADNTLNVPNNPIIPFIEGDGIGVDVTPAMKIAIDAAVQKAYNGERKIHWMEVYAGEKATQVYDPDTWLPEETLEAVKDYVVSIKGPLTTPVGGGIRSLNVALRQKLDLYVCLRPVRWFEGVPSPVKKPADVDMVIFRENSEDIYAGIEWKAGTPEADKVIKFLREEMGVTNIRFPENCGIGVKPVSEEGTKRLVRQALQYTVDNDRESLTLVHKGNIMKFTEGAFKDWGYEIARDEFGAELLDGGPWMQFKNPKTGKNIVVKDVIADAMLQQILLRPAEYDVIATLNLNGDYLSDALAAEVGGIGIAPGANLADAVAMFEATHGTAPKYAGQDKVNPGSVILSAEMMLRHMGWVEAADLVLKGMEKAISKGEVTYDFHRLMDDAKLLKCSEFGQAVADNM
- the clpS gene encoding ATP-dependent Clp protease adapter ClpS, with product MYEIEDPNAWESVGVVAGMTQPPRPEEEGDDDLAVQASDPEVARPPMYKVILHNDDYTPMEFVVEVLQSFFHMDSETAVQVMLTVHTRGKATCGIFTRDIAETKSHQVNQYARECQHPLLSDIEAAD